Genomic DNA from Fimbriimonas ginsengisoli Gsoil 348:
CACCCGGCGCGCGTCGGAGCCGGCATCCGGTTCGGTAAGTCCCCAGGCCAGCTTGATCTCGCCCTTGATAATGCCGGGCAGATACTTGTCGCACTGCTCCTGCGTCGCGAAGCGATCGAAGTGCGCTACGCAGAGGGCGTTGATCGCGGCGACGTTCATCGCGAGCGCCGGATCCCCTTTGGCGATCTCCCGAATCGTGTCGCAGTAGGTCGTGCAGGTCAGGCCCAGCCCGCCCTTTTCGCGGGGCAGCGTCATCGCGAGGATGCCGAGTTCGCCCAGCCGGGGCCAAATCGAATCGGGAAAGGCCCGATTGCTCTCCCACTCGCGCGTTTTCGGGAGAACCTCGTCGGCCACGAAGGCGCGAACGCGCTCAAGGAAGGAGTTTTCGTCTAGATGCATGTCGAAAGGATTGGGACCGCCATTGGTCCGGGCGGAAAATTCGGTTAGCGCCATTGCTTCCGACAAGTTTACTTCCTGGCGACCCCGACTCAGCGGAGACCTATCTCAACGATAGGCCGATGGTTATGGACTCAACTAAGATCCGAGCCTATTTAAAAACGATCACCCTGTCCCGCAGGGTTTCCGTCCCCCAGCGAAGGGTTACCCGCTCCCGCGGGTAACCCTGGTATGAGAGCTGAACTAAACCGCCAAATGCCGACGAAACATATCACAGACGAGTATCCTCTAGAGGAATTGTAATATGTCGAACGTTTACCACGAGCTTGGTGAAACCTCCCGGAGGTTGATCTTGGCCGAGCTTCGCTCGGGCCCCAAGAACGTGACCGACCTGGTGACCTCGACCGGACTCAAGCAACCGAACGTTTCCAACCACCTCGCCCGCATGCGCCAACGGCAGATCGTGCGCGCCGAGAAGGTTGGCCGGGAGGTCTTTTATGCCCTCGCCAGCCCCGAAATCGAGGCGATCGTCCACTCCGCCTGTTGCCAGGGCAAAGCCGCCGTCTGCTCCGAAGCCCTGGAAGAGCTCACCCGCGCCTACGCCGCCGCCGCGATCGAGGGCGACGAGCAGGCATGTTCGGAAGTGATGGACGTGGCGTTCCGAGCCCGGATGGCACTCGTCGACATCTACCAAGAAGTGCTTACGCCCGCCATGGCGATCGTGGGTGAGCGTTACAAATCCGGGGAGATCAATGCGGCTCAAGAGCACCTGGCCAGCAACGTCACCGAGCGGATGATGTTCCGCACCATGCAGCTCATCGGCCCTACCCGCCGGCACGACAAGACCGTGATCCTCGGTTGCGCCCCCAACGGCTGGCACGTAATCGGCCTGCGAATGATCGCCGACTACCTCCGCTTCTGCGGCTGGAAGACCCTCTACCTAGGCGCGAATGTCCCCGTCGCCTGCTTCGTCTCCGCCGTCCACCAATACCGCCCGGAGATGGTTCTCCTAAGCTGCTCTTGCAGCGACGCCATCGGCGAAACATTGCACCTGATCGCCGCCCTCGACGCCTTGCGAACCGACGGCCTCTCCTTCGTCATCGGCGCAGGCGGCCGCTGCCTAGAATCCCACCGCGAGCGCTTCCAAGATTCCCCCCTCGACTTCACCGCCTCCTCCCTCCGAGAGTTCGCCACCTGCCACCTCCCCCGCATCGAACAATTGACACCCGCCACCCCCGTAGCATCGGCTCCCAGCCGATGACCCCCGGAGGCAGGTGTTGCGGTTTTGGGGTGTCGAGGTGTTAAGGCCGGGACGCTTGGCTTCTGCTCAAGGAACTACCCGACCCCGTGAGGGGTCTTCAGAAATTAGCCCCGGCCCGACCCCGGCGGGCGGACCCAGAACGTAAGCCAAAGTGGACGATCCGAATAGATTCCCACCGATTGCCGCTCGTACCGGATACTCCCGAATCTCGAAGAATTTCGTCCCAGCGAATGGTTACCCGCGCCCGCGAATTACTTCGGTGCGAAGACGCCACCTTTCCGAACCTCGAAGAGTTTCCGTCCGACAGCGAAGGGTTGGACCCGCGTAGCGGAGTCCTACCCTGGTATCGAGACCGGCAACCCCTTCAACCCCAACGGGGTTGCGTCCCCGGCACCACCGACCATCGGGCGAGGCATCCCGAACCCGGAGGGCTCTTCAGAGATTAGCCTCGGGAAAAGGGCCTAAGCCGAATGCTTCCCACCTCGATGACAGCACTTCCTTGTCCTCGACGGTAGCCTGTCGCCAATAGGTGAGGAAGTTCATAAGCACCTTATCCGCGGTAATTGAATCTCCAAATTTAAGATAATTCTCTGCCGCCTGTAGCGACCATTCTCCAGCTTCGACGTAATCCCCGAGCATGAAGTAAATATTTGCGAGTTGATTGTAAGTGGAGGCCGCGCCGTACTCATCGTTAGATCGCTCTTTGATCTGTAGCGATTTTCCATACCAAACCTCGGCCGCCCCTAGGTTGCCCCGCTCTTCAGCCAGCCTCCCCATCTCGTGGTACGTCAGGGCGGCGGAGTATTCATCTTCCAGGCGCTCACATAATTCGAGAGACTTGTAATACCAGTTCTCGGCCGCCACAAGGTCGCGGCCATCGAAGGCCGCCACCCCTAACTGGTGATAGGTGGCACTGGCAAACGCCTCGAGCCCTAACCGCTCGCTGATCTCAAGCGATTTTCGATACCAAGTATTCGCCCTTGCCGAGTCCCCGGCTTCTCGTGCAACCATCCCCAGGTGATGAGAGGAGCTGGCTACCCCTTGCTGGTCACCCAACCGCTCACTCCAATCCAGTGACTTTCGAAACCAATTCTCAGCTGCCGAGAGGTCACGCCGATCCTGAGCGATCATCCCCAAGCTGTGACAAGTAACGGCCGCCATGTGCAGGTCGTTCAATCGCTCGCCGATCGCTAGTGTTTTGCGGTACCAAGTCTCGGCCGTCACAAAATCGCGCCGCTTGGCGGCCGACGTACCGAGTTGGTGGTAAGCCTCGGCGGCACCTAGCTCGTCGCCGTTTGAAAGCTTGAAGTCGGCAAGTCGTTGATACAAGCGACTCTCGCTCGTCAAGTCGCCCATGCCTTGAGCAAACGTGGCGAGTACTTGGATTAACGCCGAGAAATGAACGTTTAGATTCAGGCGTTCAGCTTCCGCCAGCGCTTGGTAATAGGTTGGTACGAGTTGGCCGAAGGACAGGCGGTCATCAAGCATGGGACCCGAAGCGAGGGCGGAGCCTAAGCGTGCCATCGTGTCCACGAATGCACCGGCCCAATCTTCACGAGACTTGCGAGCCACTGCGGTCCTCAGGTAACCGGTTAGCGCACCGTGAACTTGATAGACCCCTTCGCCTAGGTCCTTGAGCAAGCCAGCATCCACAAGTGCACCGGTAAGGAGGTCGATGTCGGCGCGCGAAGGAGCCGGATCGAAGTGGTTCGCCATGTGCTCCAAGAAAAATGCATCGACGTACCCCTCGAACAGACTAATTGGAGTGAGGAGCGACTTCAATTCCGGCGACAGCGAATCTTCAACGAATCGAAGGGAGGCGGTCAACTTTGAGCTAAGTTCCCCGTCTGGCAACTTGAGCTCAGCCATGTTTTTTCGCAAGACTTCGGCGAGTTGTGCCGGCGACCGATCCCTCAGCCGGGGCAAGACTGCCCGCATCGCGAGCGGATGACCACCAAGGCCATCGATGAGCTCAATCAATCCCGCGTCGTTTCGGTTGTAAGGAATCCCCAGGTCTTGAAGAAGCCGCTCGCAAAACGCCCATCTACCATTCCCTTCTAACCCGCCGATCTCGATCTCGGAGAAGTTGGAACCACCTAGCCACTCCTGAGAGATGTGGCTCGTCATGATGACTTTGCTCTTGCCACCGTCGAGCCGGCCAAGAAACGTCTTGAGGATTTCGCAATCCTCCGAGGTCAGGTTTCCGAGCGCGAAGTCAAAGTTGTCCCAAACGCTGACCAAGCGGTGCTCTCGCAAGACCGAACCGATAGCGTCGAGCTTGACCGCCATCTCGGCCGACGTAAACGAGTCCTCGAACATAGGCTGACCGATCAGATTGATCAAGTGGTCCACAGTTCGGATGTCGCGGAAGTCAGTCCATAGGCAACCAATGTCTAGGTTGCCGGCGGCTTGGAGTCGTCCCAAATAATCTCGGGCTAGAGTGGTCGTGCCAACTCCCCCAACTCCCCTTAGGAGGATTCCGGCAGGCGGGCGAAGCATGGCCCTTTCCAATGCCTGAACCGCCATCTCGCGGCCAACGCACCCATACGGGTTTTCGGTCTCTCTCGCCTCCGGCGGAAGGTCAGATTGCGGCACGGCATCGCCCCTGCTCATGTTGTTGTCGCTGTAATGCCAAGTCTCGTCTCCAAAGGGAGCCTACACATTACATTGTCTTCGGGGTCCGACGGAAGGGGTTTCCTAAGTAACCGTCCGCTCCGGCGCTAGAAGAAAACCAACCGCAATGCCGCCACCACGGTCAGCACCATGACGACGTCGTTGAATGCCTTCTGCGGGATGATCGGGAGAAGGCGTTTCCCGAGGAGGGCGCCTACGATGATCACCGGGAACATCAGCAAATTGAACTGGAACGTCGGCACCGTGATGATCGGATTCGACGGGTTGTCCCAGGTTAGCCAGAGCAGGAACGGCACCTTCGACAGGTTGAAGATGAAGAAGTAAAGGGCGGTGGTTCCCATCATCCGCTCCTTCGCCATCCCGGTCGCGATCAGGTAGATCTGCATGATCGGCCCGGCAGCGTTCGCCACCATCGTGCTGAAGCCGGCGACCACGCCCGTCACCCTCGTCCCAGACTTACTGTGCGGGAGCAGCCGGTCACCCAACCGCTTTCGTAGCAGCGTGATCCCGACCATGGCAAGCACAATGAGCCCGATCATCGGGTTCATCGGGTCCTTCCAGGTCGGGTGCTCGCCCACGACCTTTAGAAAGACGGTCCCGCAAATCAACCCGCCGACCACCCACGGCGCGAGCTGCCGGAGCCGCGTCCAATCGGTATCGCCACGATAGAACGCCACCGCGAAGCAGTCGGCGAAGATCAGCATCGGGAGCGTCGCGCCAACCGACAACCGCCCCCCAAACACCGCCCCCATGATCGGAATCGCCAAGATCCCGCTGCCCGGCACCCCGGTCTTCGAAAACCCAAAGATCAGCGCCGCCAGCGCCCCCTCCACGTATTGCTGGGTGGTGAGGGGCATTTGTTTAGGCGCTGGGCGTTAGGCGTTGGGCGTTAGGGCGCTGGCTTTTCTTCGCGCCTTACGCTTCGCGCTTCGCGCAAAACGCCCAACGCCTTAACGCCCAGCGCCAAGGTTTTCAAGTATTAAAAAGCTTGACCATCCGGACGAGGTGGACACTGAAGAAGACCGTCTCCGTCTCCGACTTTCGGATCTTGAGCCAGTAGTTGTCCACCGCCTCCAACACGCCGACGTCCTGCCGCTCGGCGGTCGGCTGATTCGAATACACGCTGACCTTCTTTCCAACCAATTCTTGTAGCACGCTGTTCATCGCATTACCCTCCGAAAATCGTCTTGCCGAGGCTGCGAAGCTCGTCGGCCGCTTGAATTACCCGCTTCTTCATACCCGCCTCGCCCTTTTTGAGGAAGCTCCGCGGATCGTAAGTCTTCTTGTCCCCCATCTCTCCGTCGATTCGGAGCACGCCGTCGTAGTTCTTCATCATGTGGTCGGCGATCGGGCGGGTGAAGGCGTATTGGCAGTCGGTATCCACGTTCATTTTGATGACGCCGTACTCCAGCGTCTCGTGGATTTCCTCGATCGTGGATCCGCTGCCGCCGTGGAAAACCAGGTCGAGCTTCGCCGCATCGCCGTACTTGGCAACGACCGCGTCGTTCCCGTCTTTCAAGATCTTCGGCGTCAGCTTCACGTTGCCCGGCTTGTAAACGCCGTGCACGTTGCCGAAGGTCGCCGCCAGCGTGAACCGGCCCAGGTCCTTGAGCTGCTCGTAGGCGTAGAGCATGTCCTCCGGAGTGGTGTACAGCTTCGACGCATGGGCATGGGTGTTGTCGATACCGTCCTCTTCTCCACCGACGACGCCGGTTTCGACTTCTAGAATGAGCCCGAGCGGCGCCATCTCAGCGAGCAGCTCGCGGCTGATCTTCATGTTCTCCTCCATCGGCAGCTCCGATCCGTCGAACATATGGCCGTTAAAAAGGTTGCCGAGTCCCGCGTCCTTTCGCCGTTTGGCTTCCGCGATCAGAGGGCGGAGAAACGTGTCGACCTTCGCCGGCACGCAATGGTCGGTCGTGATCGCGATGTAAACGTCGAGCCGCTCGGCGATCCGGTGGATGTATTCCGCGAGCGCGATCGCGCCGAGCGCCATATTCTTCGCCGGGCCGCTGAAGAACTCTCCCCCTCCCGTGCTGATTTGTAGGATGCCGTCCGTCTTTGTTTCGGCAAATGCGGCGAGCGCGGCGCTCGCGGTGTTGGAAGAAGTGACGTTGATGGAAGCCAGCGCATAGTTCCCCGCTTGGGCGGCGTCGAGCAAGCGGGCGAATGTCTGCGGGTCGGGTACGGGCATTGAACGATAATAGCATCGCGTAGGGTTGAATCTTCCCGTGCAGGCCCTGAAGCGAATACTTGGGTTCGGAGTCGGGTTCGGAGCCGGCATCGCGGCGCTCACCGGCGCCACCTATCTCGTGTCCGGGATGTGGCTGCCGCTCGCGCTGAGCGTGCTCATGGCCGCGCTGTTCTATTTCTCACCCTGGATCACCTCCTGCGGGTTGGCCGGGCCGATGTCCACGGCGGTCCTCTTCGGCGTTTGCGCGGGCTGGTTGGCTACTTCGGGAGTCACGGCGCGGAAGATCGACGTCTCGTACTTCCCTAGCCTGGTCTTCACGGTTATGGCGATCCTGGCGGTGCTGTTCGCCTTTGCCAGCGTGATGGCGGTTCCCGCCAAGCAACGCTCGCCCGGATGGCCGCTTCTCACATTGGTGATTCTCGTCTCGTTAGTCGCGGCGGCCAGTTCGTCGGCCGGGAGCGCCGGGGTGATGTCGCGGTGGATCATGGCTCATCTCGGATTAAGCCGGACCGATACGGAAACCGCCGTGTACTGGGTCAGAAAGTCGATCCACTTCACCTACTACGGCTTCGTCGCCCTGACCGCGAGCGTCGCCGCCAAGCGGGCAAAAGAGCCGGTAGGCAAAGCGATCCTCTTCGCTTTCCTCACCGCCCTCTCCCTCTCCTCATTCGACGAGCTGCGGCAATCCGGTCTCGCCGACCGCACCGGATCGTTCTACGACGTC
This window encodes:
- a CDS encoding metalloregulator ArsR/SmtB family transcription factor, giving the protein MSNVYHELGETSRRLILAELRSGPKNVTDLVTSTGLKQPNVSNHLARMRQRQIVRAEKVGREVFYALASPEIEAIVHSACCQGKAAVCSEALEELTRAYAAAAIEGDEQACSEVMDVAFRARMALVDIYQEVLTPAMAIVGERYKSGEINAAQEHLASNVTERMMFRTMQLIGPTRRHDKTVILGCAPNGWHVIGLRMIADYLRFCGWKTLYLGANVPVACFVSAVHQYRPEMVLLSCSCSDAIGETLHLIAALDALRTDGLSFVIGAGGRCLESHRERFQDSPLDFTASSLREFATCHLPRIEQLTPATPVASAPSR
- a CDS encoding tetratricopeptide repeat protein, with protein sequence MSRGDAVPQSDLPPEARETENPYGCVGREMAVQALERAMLRPPAGILLRGVGGVGTTTLARDYLGRLQAAGNLDIGCLWTDFRDIRTVDHLINLIGQPMFEDSFTSAEMAVKLDAIGSVLREHRLVSVWDNFDFALGNLTSEDCEILKTFLGRLDGGKSKVIMTSHISQEWLGGSNFSEIEIGGLEGNGRWAFCERLLQDLGIPYNRNDAGLIELIDGLGGHPLAMRAVLPRLRDRSPAQLAEVLRKNMAELKLPDGELSSKLTASLRFVEDSLSPELKSLLTPISLFEGYVDAFFLEHMANHFDPAPSRADIDLLTGALVDAGLLKDLGEGVYQVHGALTGYLRTAVARKSREDWAGAFVDTMARLGSALASGPMLDDRLSFGQLVPTYYQALAEAERLNLNVHFSALIQVLATFAQGMGDLTSESRLYQRLADFKLSNGDELGAAEAYHQLGTSAAKRRDFVTAETWYRKTLAIGERLNDLHMAAVTCHSLGMIAQDRRDLSAAENWFRKSLDWSERLGDQQGVASSSHHLGMVAREAGDSARANTWYRKSLEISERLGLEAFASATYHQLGVAAFDGRDLVAAENWYYKSLELCERLEDEYSAALTYHEMGRLAEERGNLGAAEVWYGKSLQIKERSNDEYGAASTYNQLANIYFMLGDYVEAGEWSLQAAENYLKFGDSITADKVLMNFLTYWRQATVEDKEVLSSRWEAFGLGPFPEANL
- a CDS encoding sulfite exporter TauE/SafE family protein encodes the protein MPLTTQQYVEGALAALIFGFSKTGVPGSGILAIPIMGAVFGGRLSVGATLPMLIFADCFAVAFYRGDTDWTRLRQLAPWVVGGLICGTVFLKVVGEHPTWKDPMNPMIGLIVLAMVGITLLRKRLGDRLLPHSKSGTRVTGVVAGFSTMVANAAGPIMQIYLIATGMAKERMMGTTALYFFIFNLSKVPFLLWLTWDNPSNPIITVPTFQFNLLMFPVIIVGALLGKRLLPIIPQKAFNDVVMVLTVVAALRLVFF
- a CDS encoding VanZ family protein, which codes for MNLPVQALKRILGFGVGFGAGIAALTGATYLVSGMWLPLALSVLMAALFYFSPWITSCGLAGPMSTAVLFGVCAGWLATSGVTARKIDVSYFPSLVFTVMAILAVLFAFASVMAVPAKQRSPGWPLLTLVILVSLVAAASSSAGSAGVMSRWIMAHLGLSRTDTETAVYWVRKSIHFTYYGFVALTASVAAKRAKEPVGKAILFAFLTALSLSSFDELRQSGLADRTGSFYDVLLDLSGAATFLFLTNLRSKPTRPAVTEKTPSQPRKPPKR
- the fbaA gene encoding class II fructose-bisphosphate aldolase codes for the protein MPVPDPQTFARLLDAAQAGNYALASINVTSSNTASAALAAFAETKTDGILQISTGGGEFFSGPAKNMALGAIALAEYIHRIAERLDVYIAITTDHCVPAKVDTFLRPLIAEAKRRKDAGLGNLFNGHMFDGSELPMEENMKISRELLAEMAPLGLILEVETGVVGGEEDGIDNTHAHASKLYTTPEDMLYAYEQLKDLGRFTLAATFGNVHGVYKPGNVKLTPKILKDGNDAVVAKYGDAAKLDLVFHGGSGSTIEEIHETLEYGVIKMNVDTDCQYAFTRPIADHMMKNYDGVLRIDGEMGDKKTYDPRSFLKKGEAGMKKRVIQAADELRSLGKTIFGG